A region of the Arenibacter antarcticus genome:
GGTCAATAAAAAGTTGGTCCCGTCAAAATCTAAACCAAATTTCCCAATGGTATCCCCTTGATATTCCACTTCTATTTCCAGATCTGCAATTTTTAAAACTTTTTCCGAAAGTTTAATAATGCTCAATAGCTTTTCAGGATGCAACCTATGGTCATAGTCGTTTGCATTCCATAGTTGAAAATTTACAACCTCTTCGTTCCTTACAGTTCCGCCACAATCAATAAAATGCTTTGTGATTTTACCAACTTCTGTAACGTGAAAGTGATTAGGCACTAATTCTCCATTTGGCAATTGAAAACCTATAGTTTCCAGTGCTCCCAAAACTGATTTTACTTCTGATAATTTCATGTGCTTTTGTTTTTTGTTTTTTAAATACTCAGAGGTAGCTCGTTATTTATCCTCCCATTGAGTTATAACGCATTACACCTGATGGTTTTAAAATTGCAATTCTTTATTGCGAATAGGCGATTAATAAATTCAGTTAATTAACAGCAATCTTGCTTTTCCGTGAGGTCTTGATTAAGAAATTGGGACAAAACCGATTTCATGGCAGTCCAATTTTCTTTATGAATGCAATAGCAGACACTTGTTCCCTCAACATTTCCTTGTATTAAACCTAAATTCTTAAGTTCTTTTAAATGTTGCGAAATCGTAGGCTGAGCCAAACCAATTTCGTTGACCAAATCTCCACAGACACATGCGTCTATCTTAAACAAGTGTTGCAAAATAGAAACTCTTGCTGGGTGCCCCAAAACTTTTGCAAAAAGAGCAATTTCATTTTGTTGCTCGGTAAATTTTTCGGTTTTAGTTGATCCCATTCTTTTTTATATTAGTCTATTGCAATATTACGATTAATATTAAAGCGCTACATATTTTTTTTGAGATTTGTTGAATAAATAAAATTTATCAACTCATTTGCAGTAACGAACAAGTGCTAAAACGCAATGATTATTTAAAATAAATAAATAATTTTCCTGCATTTGCTCAGCTAGATTCCCAGTCTGCAAATCCTTTTAGATTTTTCGTGCCGAAATTAAAGCTTAGACGTTGGCAAACGTTATAAACTAAAAATAATGAAAACAAGAAAGAAATTAATTTTATTTACTTTATTCTCAGCATTACTTCACACCTCTATTTAGACCTGAACTACCTCCTCCAAAATGAGCGCGTTCTTCGGTTGAATGACCATTATCAGATTGAAAGATTACAATGGTGTTTTCTCTTAACCACAAATCCTCTAACTGCCTTAAAAGCTGTCCAATACAATCCTCTTGCGCAGAAAGAAACGCCGCATATAAATCCCCGGGGGAAGCAAATCTCTTTTCTTGGTAATGCAAATTGTTAAGACAATCTCTTGAATTTAAGACAGTATTAATAAAGTTTAAGCATTAAACCTGTATACTGCTAATTCATATTTAAAACAGTTAACATGAGAATGATTAAAGACAGAAAGAAACTCAAAAAACAAAGGAATACACTCTTCCAACAAACCCGACCTGTACTAGTATTAGACCAAACAGTTTAATAATAAGGAGTCAACCTTAAAGAAGATTAAAAATCACAGAAAAGTAGAAAGAAAGAGAGTTTTAAAAATATATAACAATTACATATGAGTACAACATATTTGAATACAAAGTCAAAAGGAATAACTAAAACAGTAGCTGAATTCTCCAAACAGGGTGATCAAAGCAACAGGGAGTTCCGTGAATTTATTAAGGAACAAGTAGTGGAATATAGGAAAGAGGGAATGGACGTGTTTAAGTCCCCGAGACCAGGTGATGACCGAAATAACTAAAAAATTTCCGCTCTAAAATAGAATAAGGAGTGAACATCAAAGAACTAGAAGGCTATTTCGATTTCTTAAGTAGCCTTCTAGAAATTTATACTTAAAAACATTAAAAACTGTAAAACATGACAATTCAAATAAATACTGACAAAACCATTACTGGAGAAAAAAGAAGTAGCGATTTTTTTACCGCTCAAATTTCCAAAGAGTTACAACGATTCGAATCCCATATTTCCAGAATAGAGGTTCACTTGAAAGATGAAAATGGAAAAAAGGATGGATTTAATGATATTTCATGTCTATTAGAAGCCAGGCTCGAAGGCAGACAGCCCATTGCAGTCACAAATCAGGCAAATACTATTGATCTTGCTGTAACAGGGGCAATTGACAAAATAAAAAGTGCTCTAGATACCATTGTTGGAAAAATCCAAAAACATTAATATTTACAAAACTGAAAACAACTTAGGTATCAGATTGGATCCTTCAACCATCCATTTAATTAATTAATATAATTTCAAAATCAAGCTAGCTTTATTGTGCCTAGATGCACTTCAGACACAACGCAAGAAGCTTTTAGTGAAAGTGAGATTATTAGGTATAGTAAACGGCTGCAAGCACATGAAAAGTAGAGTTTCTGCATAGACTTCCGTTGGCACTACGCCAAAAATCGGGTACCTATAAAAATACCAGCGACATTAAATAACATCGAAAACTAAAACGATATAAACTATAACAACAAAAAAATTAAACTAGTTCAAAATCTCGCTGCGCTAAGTCTCCCGACTTAGTGCCGGATTCACTTACTACACTTGAATATGCAATCCTGTATAAGAATGGAAACCAAAACAAGTTATGGCTTGCTATTTTTTGTTTTTCTTCCAGCCAGTGTGATTCGCTTAAAACTCAGGCTTCTTTAAAGGTTAACAATAACTTTCGCAGAAACACAACAATT
Encoded here:
- a CDS encoding HPF/RaiA family ribosome-associated protein, which translates into the protein MTIQINTDKTITGEKRSSDFFTAQISKELQRFESHISRIEVHLKDENGKKDGFNDISCLLEARLEGRQPIAVTNQANTIDLAVTGAIDKIKSALDTIVGKIQKH
- a CDS encoding DUF6428 family protein — protein: MKLSEVKSVLGALETIGFQLPNGELVPNHFHVTEVGKITKHFIDCGGTVRNEEVVNFQLWNANDYDHRLHPEKLLSIIKLSEKVLKIADLEIEVEYQGDTIGKFGLDFDGTNFLLTTKQTDCLAKDNCGIPAEKTKVKLSEVTIGASCSPDSGCC
- a CDS encoding helix-turn-helix transcriptional regulator, with the translated sequence MGSTKTEKFTEQQNEIALFAKVLGHPARVSILQHLFKIDACVCGDLVNEIGLAQPTISQHLKELKNLGLIQGNVEGTSVCYCIHKENWTAMKSVLSQFLNQDLTEKQDCC
- a CDS encoding sulfatase-like hydrolase/transferase, with product MHYQEKRFASPGDLYAAFLSAQEDCIGQLLRQLEDLWLRENTIVIFQSDNGHSTEERAHFGGGSSGLNRGVK